The following is a genomic window from Falco naumanni isolate bFalNau1 chromosome 10, bFalNau1.pat, whole genome shotgun sequence.
CAGATATTATCTGTTACAGTGTTTTCTAGTGAGAGAATGACAGCAGCATTCAGCCCCAGCTGGTTCTACCATAATCCAAGCACTTGGCTGTGACTTGTTACAATACACTGaatgccaggagcagcaggtccGCACCATTCTGGCTGTTCCTGCTTTCTACAAATCTATGAAATACATAGTTTCAAACATGGAGGCCTAAGTGCAGCACTAACCTTAGGAAGATTCACTAGGCACTAAGCTGCTAAAGGGTTAAGACTCTCTCACAAGAAAGGAGAGCTATGGCTCCGCATATAGACAAGGTCCCTGCAATCTGCATGGGGTGAGGATGCATGTCTGAAATAGCCACAATCAGATCTGTTTGGCTGCAGTATCACATCCTTCCAAAGCAGATGGAATCCAGACTAAGTTTGACATCTCCGTCCTGCTTAAAGACCAGAAGCAGTGGAGCGCAGCACTGGAAGAACAAGACCCATTCTTCTGGACCATCTCTGTGAACAGCCCTGTCAATGCTCCCATTGGCCAGTACACACTGCTTTTACGTGCCTCCAAGTCTTCCCATCTCCTGGGCAACTTCACTCTTCTCTTTAATCCCTGGTGCCGAGGTATGTGGCCAGACACAGAAAGGCAGGCTGGGAACAGTCACTTCACAAAAACAGCTTCTGAGCTCTGGCATTCTGCCCCCATGGAGGCTGAGGCTGACTAACCTAGTGCTCCCTGCCaatcctgccctgctcctcatAGCACTTTAGGAAGGAGTTAGGGGCTAATAAAAAGCTCAAAGCCACCCACCTCAGCACTTCTGCCCTGTTCCTGGAGTACTCTGTCAGAGCCCTGTCCTCCTGCTAAGGGAAAAAACGTTTAATAAAGTATTTCCTGTAACAAAGATTTTAAGATGAGTCAACATTATAATTCATCTGATTAAGGCCACTTTATCTTCCTTAGGAATAAAGAAGTCAACAGCCAGGAGAGTAAAGGAGCTAGCTAGTGCAATAGCCTAGATCTGGAGGAACTTTTTGCACAAGGAAACAGATGGCAATAAAATTCTTCCTTCCCATCTGATTCAGAATCTGTAGAATTTTTCAGGGCAGAATGCCAGGGACTGCCAAAGTCCCTGAACTGCAGTGGATTCTGCTAATGTAAGAGAGATGCAAGGGCATCTGAGACCAGGAATGCTTTCCtcctgatgtttttttcctctaatacAGATGATGAGGTGTTCTTGCCTAACGAGGCACAGCGGCAGGAGTACATTTTAAACCAAGAGGGTCTCATCTACGGGGGGACTGAAAATGCAGTCCTAGCGCAACCCTGGGATTTCAGTCAGGTAAGCAAGAGGTCCAATATGTCTGTGATCTCTTACAGCCACCAGCAGAGGAAGGGTGCATGCTTCCTCTGTTTACAGGATGCTCCGCATTTTCATGCTGTGGCTTTGATGAAATACCTTGCTCTCTGCGCTCACTGTCTTTGTCCAAGACCGTGCAGGAGAACAGGGACCTGTGTATGAAGTCCCATAACACAGTATATGCAATTTTAGCTACTTTCTCAAGCTGTCCTCTATGAAGAAATGCATTATCTATATCTGGGTTTTGTGCACCTTCCTTTCATCAACACATACAAAAGTATTTAACAGAGCTTAGTAATATGTCTTTATTTTACAGGTACAGAAAGGACAAGTAGATCTTCCCATTTGCCCAAGGCCATCTGACACAGCCAGTGATTAGAACAGGATTTTATTCTACTTTAGTGCCACCAGGTCACAAAAGTACCTCTGTACCAACCTAAAGTGCTCCAGAAAACTATCAATTGCCCTCAGTCAGGGGATGTAGTTACCATGCTAATGTACTTCCCACATTGCTTCACTAAAGCTGTAGGTCTGCCTTTGGTACATTGTGCTCCCCCCTCCAAATCTCTGCCTGGAGCTCTCCTCCACAGCCCACTTTTATAAGACTAtcagcagaaagggagaaaaagaatcTGCATAGTTACAAACCCTTGAAAGGACTCCAGAGAACAAATGTTCATGCCAGATTTCCTGAAATGATATGTTCTTGTTTCAATTTCAGGAGGATATTGTTGACATCTGCTTCACACTGCTGGATGTAGGTGAACGCCATCAACAAGACAAGAATCGCACCCAGCGCAAGAACCCTATTTACATCTGCCGCATAGTTGCTGCCATGGTAAGGAAAGCAGACAGCCTGACCCTTGTAGAAAAGACACAAACACAGAGCAAAGGCTAGCATCTTCTCAAACGCTGCTTTTGGCAACCTGCTGACCAAAGAGGAAGCCTCCCAGAGCTGTTCCAAACAACACCTCCCGCCCATGTCCAGCCCTTCCCGATATTCCTGAAGCAGACAAGTAGTGCTGGAGGAGTTTCTTAGCAGCGGCAGTACACATAGTGAATAAATCTCAGGGGAGACTGTTGCACCTGTTCTGCTCAGCTATCACCTTCATGCTTTGCGCAAAAAATCCTTTTGGTTTCATCTGCCTTGAAAGTAGTTTCATCAAGCAGGATGAGGTTTACCTACCAAAGAGAGGCAATTCCTTAATCaatctttccctcttccctgcagaTGAACTGCGATGAGTTTAGAGGAATCCTGGCAGAATGTGGGACCAGGCAATACTATGATGGGACACCACCTTCCAAGTGGCTAGGAAGCAGTCCCATCCTCCGGCAGTGGGCTGCATCACAATGCAAGCCTGTCCGCtatgggcagtgctgggtgttTGCTGCAGTCATGTGTTCAGGTACAGTGGTGGTTCAAAGACTTCTGTGTTGAGCAAAACCTCATTTGGTCTGCAGAACCTCTAGTATATGCCTGAATTCCTGAATTAACACAGATCCCAgttgttgcagcacaatcaaactagtagactgcaacaaggctttactgttggtcagattctactgtctgtgctgtatctccttcctccagaggtcagaccacaccactcctcctccatctgtccccagggctatttaaccacttagtggaacgagctacacctgcacatcatccatgtccatcaacccactgcctctgaggcaaggccacagctgcatgttatcaatgctaatcaaccctCTGCCTTCACTCCTCTACACCCAGTAACATAACCTTTAACGTTTAGTTGAGAGGCAGATCCTCAGCTTCCTCATCAATGCTCAGCATCACTAGCTTAAGAGATAAAAGAGTATCAGTTCACACCATTCACTGAACACACCTATGAGCTTATTTCCTGAGGGGGCAATGCCCATTGCTAAGCCCAAGCAGCAGGCCCGGTGCCATTTCTAATAGACTTAGCACCACAAAAGTCTCTACATCTATCAGCAGAGGCACCCTTAGGGCATGATGCACAACTGATTCACAACTCTTTCTCCTGTACAGTTCTGAGGTGCCTGGGAATTCCTACCAGGGTGGTCACAGGCTTTACGTGGGCTCACAACACTAGCAGCTGCCTAAGTGTGGATGAGTATTATGATGAAGATGGGACACTGCTTACACAAGACAAAAGCACCCGGGTCTGGTAAGAAAACATTGACAGGGCCCAAACAAGAATTTGAGACAATACCTAGATCTAGGAAGTGGTAAAGGGGGGGAAATGAAAGAGGTAaacagctgcagggaggtggaTAGGAGACAGCTCAGCAGAGATCCTGTATGCATGACCTGTTCTTGAGAAATTGTCACAACCCAAACTGAAGGGTGCCCTATTCCTAGGGCCCATAAAGGAAGAATGATAGCCCAGTCCAGCTGGAGAAACTCCACTTGTGTCAAAAAACATGGTCTCTTCTCTCCTCAACATGCATTGAGCCCTTTCAAAGGAGCATCAATTGGCTGTGGTTTGGCTAAAGCTTTACTGTACCTCAGGGCTCCATCCCTTAGCATAAGCGCGTGATGTTGTCTTTTGCAGGACCTTTCACGTTTGGAACGAATGCTGGATGGCTCGAGCAGACTTGCTACCAAAGTACAGTGGGTGGCAGGCACTGGATGCCACCTGCCaggaaaaaaccagaagtaaaaTATCAAAGATGGGCTTGGccggtggggggtgggggtgggagagtggggggtgtgtgtggagtAGAGCAGGGagcaaatatttcaatatttctccctttcccaaCTTCCAGCAGAAGGATAGAAAAAGACAAGGACTCACCCTGTTGACTTTAAGCACTAAACCATCATTCATCTGTTTGGTTTGTGCAGCTTGTGTAGCTCTAGGAGCTCTATCACAGCACTGCTTCCTAACGTCCTCCTGAACTATACACTTCACCACTCCCAGTATAGGTCTGAACTAGGCATGGGTCTAGTTGATAAAGCATCTGAATCTTAACTGAGCAACATGGTCTCTTCAGGTCTGTCCTTCTGTGGGCCAGCCCCTGTTCAAGCCATCAAGGAAGGGGACATAGAAGTGGATTATGATGTCTGCTACTTCTTTGCTGCCATCAATGCCAAGTGCCAGGTCTGGATACAAACAGCAGATGGCCTCAAGCCAGTTCTCGGTAGCACAAAATACACTGGCAACAACATCAGCACCAAGAGTGTGGGCAGTGAACGCTGTGAGGATATCACACACAACTACAAGTATCCTGAAGGTATGGGATAGGCAAGTAGCTGAGCACAGTCTCTGCCAGTGTTGTAAGTGAGGCGTAAAGGACTAGAGAGCAGAGCCATACCAGAGCATTAGGGTCATCCACTACTCACTACTTCCCCTTCCTGAATGGCACAAGAACACCCTACTCTTGCTATCTACAGAGTCAAAGCACAGGTCATGCCCTATATTTGATCCTGCTTAATTACATCAACCAGATCTCTAGAAGACCAGGCCTTTCTTCAGCTGGCACTTTCCTGTCTGGAAACCCTTCTTTCCCGATTTCTGTCACTTGTACACTCTCTACATTTACCTCTCATTACTCTTGTAATATATATAGATGTATTTCAGACTCCAGCTTCCGGGACTGTTGTGCTCCCAGAAATTATCTAAATCCCTTCCTCAAAAAGCAGCTCCCCCTTCAGAATCTGTTACTGAATGCTGTTTCCCTGATCCAACCCTACCATCTTATCTTAGCCTATAGCGTGTTGTCTCCTTGGCTGCAGTCCCTCACAAGAGAAGATCGTACTGTGCCCTACCTACAGCTATAGTTTGAGGCAACTGCCTCTTCTACTCTGACAGATGTTACCACCaagatgctttaaaaactaTGACAAATCTTTCCAAGTAGAATTTTTCAGGTACATCAAATGAATGTCCTGTCAGCTAAAATTCTCAAACTGTTCCAAGCAGAAGCACAACAGGATCTCTCTCTATGCTCTTAGAAACAGTTATCTACAGTACTACCAGGATAATTCAACGCCATCCTTCTGCATTTACTCCTTCACACTAGCAAACAGGAAAGAGTATTACAAATATATGCTCCTTTTTTTTGTGACAGGTTCTCTTCAGGAACGAAAAGTACTAGACAAAGTCTACAGAAAGAcaaccagcagcaaaacagagttTAGCACCATCCCTACTGCCCTTGAAAAGCCAATTAACCTTTTCATGCACCTCCAGTCAAAGAGTCCTCTGCTACTGGGACAAGATATTCCACTTTCTATTGAAGTGTTTAACCACAGCGGTGGAGAAAAGGCTATTCACCTGGTAGTTGGGGCCCAGTCTCTGCATTATGATGGTGTGCCCACTACCCAACTTTGGAAGGAAGAGTTTCATTTTATCCTCAAAAGCAATGAAGGTAAGGACTCTGCTGGGTGTGTGGCTAGGAAGCTGCATCTCGTTCTCtcacttcaggaaaaacatACTTAGCCATAAGTTTATGAAGGGTTGGCTGAAGAGCTGATTGTAGGTGattgaaacaaaacacttctgcaATATCACCTTAAGAGATTCTGAATCTGCAAACTCAGCTGGGATCACTTAAGTCTTTAAATGCTGCAGCTTTTAGTACAACGTTAGGCACTAAATACTCCTAGATGCCGTGCAGGCTAAGACTAGACTGTACTTACCTGCATTGTCATCTGTATTTCACCACTCTGTATTCCAGCTAACAACCTGCAGGTCTTTGTGCCTTATTCACGGTACAGAAAAGGGTCAGGAGAGAGTCATCTGCTTAGGCTGACTGCCATGCTGAGAGAAGAGGACTCCATCTACATACACTTCGCACAGGAAGAGATCAGCATTTGTGAACCCCTTCTCACTATTGAGGTTAGATCAGTCTATCATTCGTTACTGCAGTAGcgagaaaacagcttttgtaatcataaacagcaaaaaaaatgcGCTGGGTTGAGTGGCTCTCCTCGTGCTGTCTTCTTTCAAAGCACTAAGACATCAGTTTGGGAAAGGTGAGTTGCGCCACACTCTTGTATACAGTACTCCCACTTCTATCTTGCCTGTGTGTGAGCATAAGGAAATCCTGATGGCTCCTAACTCACCAGTCACGAAGTCagatgctgcagaaggaaaCTACAGCAGAAGACTGTAGTTGAGAGAAAGTAAGCTGGATTTTGCCTCTTCTGGCAACTGGCAGCTCAGGTTCAGACCTCTGGcaccaaaaaaacatttatgtCCCTTTAATTGTAGAAGAATCTCTTTCCTTATCTCAGTTTCAgctcatttccttctttcaacAGTTTCCAGAAAACATGGTACAATATCAGCCAAGCACAGCAAAGATCAGCCTCTGGAACCCCCTCACCGAACCCCTGGAGAAATGTACGATAGTGGTTGCAGGGCGAGGGCTCATTTACAGACAAAGAGAGTACAGGTAAGTGCAAATCTAGGAACAGTAAATGGAAAAGAGAGACACGATACAAGCTAAAGAAACCCTTACACAGGAAAAGCTGTCCCCCAAAATAAGCAGGCAACAACGTGGCAGGAAGAGACTGCTACAGCATGACAGCCCCAGGCATCCCGTCCTTTATTAGGTAACACAGAAGATTTTcacactgaaatggaaaaaaagccagatgaAAGAACTTTCAACAGAAGCATAATATGTAAGTTGAAGCTAGTATAACATTTGTGAAAGCTTCAACCCCAAAGGCCTagacagcaaaaggaaagccCCTTGCCAACAAAAAGGGTAACAAAAAAAGTACCACAAGATTTAAGCAGAAATACACATTAAATAAGACAACAGTTACAGGTCAGCAAAATGAGCTatgtaatttagaaaatatttgctgttgaGAAATCAATTGCTTTTTGGCTAGCCACTTCAACACCCATAAGTGGAGTAAAACTATACTGTTTGTGACACATCTTTCCACCCATTAACCACTGTCAGCAATAAAGACAGTCCCTGGGCACGATTTTAAGAGtatcttctgcttctctgctgaagAACCAGGCAAACCTGACATAGCCAAAAGTCCTCCAATAATGCACACCCtccttcacaggaaaaaaaaccccacatttctCTCAAGAAGCTGTGTTAGGACAAAGTAACCTTAAATGGGGACTTCAACTCTCCTGTCCTACCTCCCTCCCAAACTACTGTCAGATCACAACTCCGTTGTGGTAGTTTATACAACTGCTAGctgtcttctattttttttccctttccttttttggCACCACACTCCTGTTTAGCAAATGCACTTCCTGGGCCCTGGGAACTACAAATACCAACAGATGCGCTTCCTGTATAATCCCTTCTTGCCTTTCAGGTTGGGCTCTGTTCAACCTAAAAGCAGTCAAGAACTACAAATCCCATTCACCCCCATCCAAGCAGGGCCCAGAAGACTCACTGCACATCTTACCTGCCTTCAACTCCAGAACATGAAGAGCTACAAAACTATCAACATCGCAGCTGCCTGATGCCCAACATGGAACAGGTCCTGCTGTCCTGTTTACAAAAAAGTGGTCATGATCTGTGCCCTGATCTTAGGCAAGCATTGATGTTAACAGTTTCattaaagtaatatttaaagCCATGTCTGAATAGTAATTTGTACAAACTCAACTCTCCCATCTGCCACTATGCCCACTCTCCACTTTTGTACATTGAACTTCACTGTGACAAAGATGGCCTAAATCTTCAAGATGCTGCATTTCTCACCAGGCATATGTGCTGAACCCAGCGCTGCTCAGTCATTTTTCCCCACCTGTGGCGAAAAAAAGATATCCTAGAACTTTAAAGTCATGATGTATCTCAAAGAAAGCATCTCACAAAGTATCTCAAAAAAATATGGAGTGAacgagtggctgtgtggggcttagtcaCCAGCAAGGGTCAAACCACAGCACATGTCACATTTCCCTGGAGATATACTCTTATACCCCTACAGATCCTTGACAATAATAGTTTCTACTGCTTTCTgaggaaacaggaaagagaaaggtaCTTCACTCTTCTCTAAGGTTAAACAGGAAATAGCAGCCATGCTGCATATTCTTTAAAGCTTCATCAGGCTGCttgcaaaagcagcaaggcCCTTTCCTTCCCTACATATCCATTGCCACCtgaaaacagataaaaccaTTCATGCAAATCTAGCaatattttattgttctttGAACCCCGTAGTAGTTGTAATGTGTGAACCACGGGGCCCATTCACAGCATTAagatgcagcactgcaccatCCCAGCAATCCAAGCAAAATGACACCTTTTGCAATGGCAAAGGGAAACTTCCTGGGAAACTTTCACCAAGTAGCAGTAAAGTTCTCTCCTAAAAATACTGTTCTCATCATTCTCTCAGTAGCTGGAGAACAGCGAGATTCACTGGAAAAGCATATGCCAGAGCCAGCCGCAGCAACACATGTAGACATGGAAGAGCTAAAGTTGACCCTGTGTGAAGTTCTTGATTTTGTTCATGTTGTGATCTACTGCACCAGTCAGAAACTGCACCCAGCCTTCCTCTGATGGTGGACATACATGGCTTGTCCTGCAAGAGTGGAGGGAATTTATTAGGAAAGCCTCCTAGGGGGTCTGGATGCATAGATATAAGACAACACATAGGTATTGTGAAGTACTGAACTACCATTAAAACAGGACTGCTACAGCCCCAGAGTGCTTTGAGCAAGGCAGAACTCACATCCATGTCTCTAGTCCCAAACCTTAACACGTGTTTGTCTTCAGTGGGAATCACTTTCATCCCTACCATCCTTTTCTTATTCCCATCCATTTGTGACTGGATAACATCTTAATGATTCCAAAATGCCAGCATTTACTCTCCAGAAATGAGTCATCTTTGACAGAAGGCAGAAAGATATCAGCCTGCATAGCAGGGAACGCACACTAATAAAACTGTAACTCATACTCACTTTGTAATCTCTAAGACTTTCTTTAATACAGAGGCCAACTTAGCAGcctagaaagaaacaaaagggaaataaagtaagccaagcatgaaaaaaacaggGCTCAGCAGTACTGTAAAAGAAAGGGAAGCGCAGGAATGCCCAACACAGCCAAGAATCAGTAAAACTGCCACAGACCCTGATGCAGAAGGAAGCTATCTATCACTGCCATGCTGGCTGGGAGTGTCTCCCACCCTACTGCTGGCTGGGACAAGTGAAAATAATGgaagggttgtttttttaaagcgtacattaaaatgctttttcctttaaaaagataaGCCTATTAGAAATTGGTAACTGGTATTGAGGCCTGAACTTACAAGTGACTGACTGTAATGTAATTTGATATTAAGCAATACTCTCCTTTTTACCCCCCAAAATCAGCCACCAGCCAAAGGCATGAAACCggaattaagaataaaaaatctCAGATACAAGAAGACAGGTACTTGATTTATGATGCACGGAACCCCTGGAAGTCATCTAGtacaacctcctgctcaaagcaaggcCTACCTCAATGGTCAGTCTGATTGCTCAGAGCCTTACCCAGCCAACTTTTGAGTATTGCCAAAGACAGAGATTCCACTGTTTCTCTGAGCAGCTTATTTCAGGGTTTAACCACACTGTGAgaatttttattatgtatttttaatttagataacTTCATTTGAGCAAGTCTACATTACTCGAGGAAGAAAGTAGACATATAGTACACCAGCAGCCTTATACCTCACTTTTCTGAGGTACTGTCATTGAACACCTCTACGGATGATATTTCAGAGCCAACTCTGAACTCAAGTAGCCATGCTCTTCCCTGAAGAAGTAAAGATGAGGAATGCATTTCCACCTGAAGGAAGATAAGTGTGCAAGAACCAAAGGGAATCCTTCATCCCTAAGAACTCGTTACTGAGACAGTCACTAACACCCACCTCTCCCTGACAAGTCATATAATCACTCCAAGactatttcttcccttcctctctaGCCAAGGGAGTAGACCTACATGCAGGCTGCAGATACTTACATTGAGTCGCACAGCCAAGTGGTTCATAGGTGGATACATGCTCAGTGCCAGTTCGTCAACACTAGAACAGGAAAGAGGGGCTCAATGGAAGAAAGGTCCTGATAGCACCACTCATGGATCCTGGTCAAAGCCTACACCCACCCTAAATGTAAGTCAGGAACAGCAGTGCATGACAAGGAGACGTCGTCGGTCACACCCATAAAATGCTTCTCACTGCTTTCTCAGACATCTGTATACCACTCTCACCTTAAGAgacacagctgcagctccacCCCTCTCCTAATGTGCACAGCTGTCAACAGCCTATGTCATAATAGTCTTCCCACCACACCTGCTTCCACCACCTGCTCACAGCTTCAATACCATAAAGGTTTTCCTAATCTGTTCTCTAGACCTCAAGAAAGACAGGGATTGCACTGGACAAAAAGGCGGCACAGGGAGAGACCTGCTTACCTTGGACTGATGTCATTAGCAATGTCTGCAAGATCATCCAGCTGAGCAATGTGCTCTGGAGAATCAGCTTTGCCATGAGCTTTCACTACACCCAAGACCTTCTTCAGGCAAGCTTTAGAAGCCTTCATTAAACCCATGCAGGAGCTAAGCAGCTTCCGGTCAGCTTCTGACCAATATGTATCTCTGTTGCCCCGAAAGCCCAGCTCTTCATCTTCCATAATGTCACTGTAGGGGTCTTGCCCTTCCACCAGAGCCTGAGAACACAGACGCACTGAAAACCCAGAGCCTAACATCAAATCCAGCAAGAcccaggagaaagggaaaacatatTCTAGAAACCATACAAACAATTAATAGAGGAACCTCTCTCCAACCAGCATCTCAGTTGCCAGATTCTGTTAATTCTGGCAGGACTGAATTAAGAAAAACTAATCCCCCACTCCAATTCAACAGAGCAAACAGCAAGAGCCTAGCAAATACTGCCATTCTTACATCAACCTAAACCTTCCCACTCTCCcactcccctctgccccccacaATCCAGGCCATGACTTTAACAGAAATCTTACATAATGTAGACCAAACTTGAGTTTAAAAACTCATTAAGACCTGGGCATAATACAATAGCGTAATTCATATCAGAACAAATCTAAATCAAAGCCTGTATGTAAAACAATCCTTGTGTTCCATCAACTCAACCATCACTGCAGGTTCCTCAAAGTCTTAGGGGCTTCCTTACATGTTCCATCTCCTCCAGAGCATCTTTGACCACACCTAGACATGCAGCCAGAGCTGACACAACTGCTGCCTGGTtatctgcaaaagcaaaaaggatgaaaattGTGGCACTGCACTGATTCAAATCACCTTGCAACAACATTCACCTAGGCTTGTGATCATCAGATCTTGAGATTATAGAAACAAACTTTCTGCAGAACTCAGAGCTGCATTGTTGCCATGCAAAGAATCTGACCTGGCTTCCAAGCTTATACGTTTCAAAAACAGTCAGGTTTTGCAGAATGTGTGAGCCTTCAGTATACTAAGTACAATGCCCCTTGCAAGGGCTGTTGATACTCGAAGACACCACTTCCTAGTTCTGTTGTTCTGCATATACAATACTCACCTCGTGGCAGGTTGGACACTTGCTCACATGCCTCCCATACACCACCAGTTGATATAAGCTGTTCCTGAGacaagctgaaacaaaacaaagccccCCCCAAAGCTAGACTCAACACCACTCTACTAGactgtagttttattttctgcaccAAAGATGATGCACACTAGTAGAAGCTCTGCTGCAAAGATGTCACTAACCAACTTGTCACTAGTATCTCATGTCTGTGTAAAGCAAGAAGTGCCTGCTCCTACTGAGTTTAATTATCTCTTGGAACAAGAAGCAAGAGCCTCTTACAAAGGCCTCTCAGGATGCTTAGGTGTACTGCTTATCTTTCAGGATCTATGCAAATCAGAAGTCTGTATTAGAGACTGCTAACCTCTGCCTAAGGGCAGTGACATTTAATCCATAAAGAGAGGAAGAGGTCCACAGCAGTCCAGTAACTCCAAGGGCAAAAACTGCCAAACAGTGTAAATGCTATCCAGCACCTTCATGGGAATCCTGCTCCCAGCATCCTTCCTTGCCACAGACAGGATGAAAAATCTATTCTCCACGTAGGCAAATGTACTTCACTCAGTCACTGGGACAAGAGGGTACTGTAGAGAGGCCTTGAGCATATCCCACTCCTCTCCTAGGAGTTTAGTTGGCTCAGTTGAAGAGTTTAGTACGAGATCATCTCCTTTGATGACAGGAGGTATTGTGAAAAAAGCTAGAAGCGAGGGCTAGCCTTTCCTTACCCTAGGAGATGCTTTTACCCTGGGGTTCTGCCACTGGGCCCTGTTTGTGCTACATCACAGCTGTGTAGCAGTACTGTCTGACCCCAGTCTCACACATCCTTGATTCTGACATGGATCCTGACCCCCTGATTTGACCTTCCTGCCTGGACCTCAGACCCAACATGGACATGCTGGGCAATGACAGGATGGTGTCTGATGCTGGTTACTCTCTCTGAACCTGACCCTGATCCTGacttgctggcctgtctttaCAGCTTGACCTCATCACTATGGGCTTGTGTGATGATCTGGACTCTCAACTGAGCCCCACTACCCTCACAAGCACTGCTCTGCTCACTCAGATACTAGGGGTCAGGGCCTTTGCTGATAAGGCCACTGTCTTTTCCTGCCTCATAACAATGCTCTGTTTCTGCCTCCCCCTCTTCCCTTACGAAGTAATCTGCAATTGCTGCTTCCTAAGAAGTGTAATTGTAactttttgttcccttttttttttttcttcaaaattcctACCTCTCCAATGGAGCACTGAGAATTGTTTCTGTGAGTTGGATC
Proteins encoded in this region:
- the EPB42 gene encoding protein 4.2 isoform X1, whose translation is MKQGLRIRKCDFKITMNNNNHHTEEISTERLMVRRGQPFTITVVFSAPIFKYLQLLKKTFLTVQTVSHPSKADGIQTKFDISVLLKDQKQWSAALEEQDPFFWTISVNSPVNAPIGQYTLLLRASKSSHLLGNFTLLFNPWCRDDEVFLPNEAQRQEYILNQEGLIYGGTENAVLAQPWDFSQEDIVDICFTLLDVGERHQQDKNRTQRKNPIYICRIVAAMMNCDEFRGILAECGTRQYYDGTPPSKWLGSSPILRQWAASQCKPVRYGQCWVFAAVMCSVLRCLGIPTRVVTGFTWAHNTSSCLSVDEYYDEDGTLLTQDKSTRVWTFHVWNECWMARADLLPKYSGWQALDATCQEKTRSLSFCGPAPVQAIKEGDIEVDYDVCYFFAAINAKCQVWIQTADGLKPVLGSTKYTGNNISTKSVGSERCEDITHNYKYPEGSLQERKVLDKVYRKTTSSKTEFSTIPTALEKPINLFMHLQSKSPLLLGQDIPLSIEVFNHSGGEKAIHLVVGAQSLHYDGVPTTQLWKEEFHFILKSNEANNLQVFVPYSRYRKGSGESHLLRLTAMLREEDSIYIHFAQEEISICEPLLTIEFPENMVQYQPSTAKISLWNPLTEPLEKCTIVVAGRGLIYRQREYRLGSVQPKSSQELQIPFTPIQAGPRRLTAHLTCLQLQNMKSYKTINIAAA
- the EPB42 gene encoding protein 4.2 isoform X2, which produces MKQGLRIRKCDFKITMNNNNHHTEEISTERLMVRRGQPFTITVVFSAPIFKYLQLLKKTFLTVQTADGIQTKFDISVLLKDQKQWSAALEEQDPFFWTISVNSPVNAPIGQYTLLLRASKSSHLLGNFTLLFNPWCRDDEVFLPNEAQRQEYILNQEGLIYGGTENAVLAQPWDFSQEDIVDICFTLLDVGERHQQDKNRTQRKNPIYICRIVAAMMNCDEFRGILAECGTRQYYDGTPPSKWLGSSPILRQWAASQCKPVRYGQCWVFAAVMCSVLRCLGIPTRVVTGFTWAHNTSSCLSVDEYYDEDGTLLTQDKSTRVWTFHVWNECWMARADLLPKYSGWQALDATCQEKTRSLSFCGPAPVQAIKEGDIEVDYDVCYFFAAINAKCQVWIQTADGLKPVLGSTKYTGNNISTKSVGSERCEDITHNYKYPEGSLQERKVLDKVYRKTTSSKTEFSTIPTALEKPINLFMHLQSKSPLLLGQDIPLSIEVFNHSGGEKAIHLVVGAQSLHYDGVPTTQLWKEEFHFILKSNEANNLQVFVPYSRYRKGSGESHLLRLTAMLREEDSIYIHFAQEEISICEPLLTIEFPENMVQYQPSTAKISLWNPLTEPLEKCTIVVAGRGLIYRQREYRLGSVQPKSSQELQIPFTPIQAGPRRLTAHLTCLQLQNMKSYKTINIAAA
- the EPB42 gene encoding protein 4.2 isoform X3; this encodes MKQGLRIRKCDFKITMNNNNHHTEEISTERLMVRRGQPFTITVVFSAPIFKYLQLLKKTFLTVQTDGIQTKFDISVLLKDQKQWSAALEEQDPFFWTISVNSPVNAPIGQYTLLLRASKSSHLLGNFTLLFNPWCRDDEVFLPNEAQRQEYILNQEGLIYGGTENAVLAQPWDFSQEDIVDICFTLLDVGERHQQDKNRTQRKNPIYICRIVAAMMNCDEFRGILAECGTRQYYDGTPPSKWLGSSPILRQWAASQCKPVRYGQCWVFAAVMCSVLRCLGIPTRVVTGFTWAHNTSSCLSVDEYYDEDGTLLTQDKSTRVWTFHVWNECWMARADLLPKYSGWQALDATCQEKTRSLSFCGPAPVQAIKEGDIEVDYDVCYFFAAINAKCQVWIQTADGLKPVLGSTKYTGNNISTKSVGSERCEDITHNYKYPEGSLQERKVLDKVYRKTTSSKTEFSTIPTALEKPINLFMHLQSKSPLLLGQDIPLSIEVFNHSGGEKAIHLVVGAQSLHYDGVPTTQLWKEEFHFILKSNEANNLQVFVPYSRYRKGSGESHLLRLTAMLREEDSIYIHFAQEEISICEPLLTIEFPENMVQYQPSTAKISLWNPLTEPLEKCTIVVAGRGLIYRQREYRLGSVQPKSSQELQIPFTPIQAGPRRLTAHLTCLQLQNMKSYKTINIAAA